The Triticum aestivum cultivar Chinese Spring chromosome 3A, IWGSC CS RefSeq v2.1, whole genome shotgun sequence genome includes a region encoding these proteins:
- the LOC123057271 gene encoding uncharacterized protein translates to MEPPARDRSMLHLCFLLASTATLSAAVAASPYSSACSSLPPAHDRHTDGDDAIALIRSFQISAGQFSGGADGLFSPDDDPYDPRPFHFFPHRASRTDEPALVHLTATLTLIGPRSWRSGGRHHYSEAASIAFVLDGYHSSASLELCMVGTGTEHAADGSLKLYPDVVLRLHVPSPPSLADPFVSGSMEGSSDLGTMSLLAYAEGDHYKYDSERAACSPGASSQPAGGSLRALGGVNSVCAHLKEQLTISYRLDHGRAPFPRMRINQMQCAADGAAVRAYAVLSNDTEPDESGSRRRRFLVGDEALVADGHWDQAQRMLCLRACRVTLRAPPSAPVVVREVDCGIGMSFWFPAVWTMWDRSVVAGMLWNSSHADAEAEPTHRVITAWSIDDLRSTTNLSDVKYNYNDTMLEEAKKHHRELSKGKKVRGSHSFPDFNSANADSEFSFHGLNFAGGRAYPVTIGSAMVARNILAANDFFSGHWAVHGGTRAAADAISRRAAVDDMTQTLLNVSYVIRYSSPRDKIRVRPANAASYSNDYSDSFEERKIMAEGIYDRKRGILCMVGCQERNGRSTDCQALVTVQFASLDSKAQAHGTGAIISLRDKTDRLFFDKINFILHGMYSRQAAMAISRMDMESIMLVASTTLSCVFTILQILHTKRNPKVAPATSVTMLAVLSMGYLAPLVLNSEVLFASRRSQYYDSYPTRRRLEINEVMMRAPTLIAFVLQLRLLQLAWSGRRISTVSEKAVLWICLPLYILGGVVAAVVHTIKARAAARSDPWAMNMGGGPAAIWKDLVSYAGLIQDGFLLPQVILNASLGETRARAISPWFYIGGTMIRLMPHVYDAVRSQIYQLTMRSSNLYASPRGDLFGVAWDVVIPCGAALLALLLFLQQRLPRTESLPSQRRRLGGYEMASNN, encoded by the coding sequence ATGGAGCCACCAGCGAGGGATCGCAGCATGCTCCACCTCTGCTTCCTTCTTGCGTCCACCGCCACCCTCTCGGCTGCCGTTGCGGCTTCCCCTTACTCCTCTGCCTGCTCCTCCCTGCCACCGGCTCACGACCGCCACACGGACGGCGACGACGCCATTGCGCTCATCCGCTCCTTCCAAATCTCGGCTGGCCAGTTCTCAGGCGGCGCCGACGGCTTGTTTTCCCCCGACGATGACCCCTACGACCCCCGCCCGTTCCACTTCTTTCCACACCGCGCCTCCCGCACGGACGAACCCGCTCTCGTCCACCTCACCGCCACCTTGACCCTCATTGGCCCCCGCAGCTGGCGCAGCGGAGGCCGCCACCATTACAGCGAAGCCGCGTCCATCGCCTTCGTCCTCGACGGTTACCACTCCTCGGCCTCGCTCGAGCTCTGCATGGTCGGGACTGGCACCGAGCACGCCGCCGACGGTTCTCTCAAGTTGTACCctgacgtcgtcctccgcctccaCGTCCCCAGCCCTCCCAGCCTCGCCGACCCCTTCGTTTCGGGCAGCATGGAGGGCTCCTCCGACCTCGGGACCATGAGCCTCCTCGCGTACGCCGAGGGCGATCACTACAAGTACGACTCCGAGCGTGCGGCCTGCAGCCCCGGAGCATCGAGCCAGCCGGCCGGTGGCTCGCTCCGGGCGCTCGGCGGTGTCAACTCCGTGTGCGCCCACCTGAAAGAACAGCTCACGATCTCCTACAGGCTGGACCATGGTCGCGCCCCGTTTCCGCGGATGCGCATCAACCAGATGCAGtgcgccgcggacggcgccgccgtgCGCGCATACGCGGTGCTCTCCAACGACACCGAGCCGGACGAGAGTGGCAGCCGTCGACGCCGCTTCTTGGTCGGCGACGAGGCCTTGGTGGCTGACGGGCACTGGGACCAAGCTCAGCGCATGCTCTGCCTCAGGGCGTGCCGGGTTACGCTACGGGCGCCGCCGTCTGCTCCGGTGGTGGTGCGAGAGGTTGATTGCGGGATCGGGATGAGCTTCTGGTTCCCAGCAGTGTGGACGATGTGGGACCGGAGCGTGGTGGCCGGGATGCTCTGGAACTCCAGCCATGCCGATGCCGAAGCTGAACCGACCCACCGTGTGATAACAGCGTGGAGCATCGACGACCTGAGAAGCACCACCAACCTCTCTGACGTGAAATATAACTACAACGACACGATGCTCGAGGAGGCCAAGAAGCATCATCGGGAGCTCAGCAAAGGGAAGAAGGTCAGGGGGTCGCACTCTTTCCCGGATTTCAACTCTGCTAACGCCGACTCCGAGTTTAGTTTCCACGGCCTGAACTTTGCGGGTGGACGGGCCTACCCAGTCACAATCGGCTCGGCGATGGTCGCCCGCAATATTCTGGCCGCCAACGATTTCTTCTCCGGGCACTGGGCGGTCCACGGGGGTAcgcgcgccgccgccgacgccatctCGCGGCGTGCAGCGGTTGACGACATGACGCAGACCCTGCTGAATGTCAGCTACGTCATACGCTACTCCTCTCCACGTGACAAGATCAGGGTACGTCCTGCCAATGCGGCCTCCTACTCAAACGACTACTCAGATAGCTTTGAGGAAAGAAAGATCATGGCAGAGGGAATTTATGATCGGAAGAGGGGCATCCTGTGCATGGTCGGCTGCCAGGAGCGCAACGGCCGCTCGACGGACTGCCAGGCGCTGGTAACGGTGCAGTTCGCTTCCCTTGATTCCAAGGCGCAGGCGCACGGAACTGGAGCCATCATCAGCCTCAGAGACAAGACCGATCGCCTCTTCTTCGACAAGATCAACTTCATCTTGCACGGGATGTACTCCAGGCAAGCGGCCATGGCTATATCGAGGATGGACATGGAGAGCATCATGCTTGTGGCCTCCACAACTCTGTCATGTGTCTTCACCATCCTCCAGATCCTCCACACCAAGAGGAACCCGAAGGTGGCTCCGGCGACATCGGTAACCATGCTCGCCGTGCTCAGCATGGGGTACCTTGCCCCTCTCGTGCTCAACTCAGAGGTCCTGTTCGCGAGCAGGAGGAGCCAGTACTATGATTCGTACCCCACGAGACGGAGGCTCGAGATAAACGAGGTCATGATGAGGGCGCCTACACTGATCGCCTTCGTGCTACAGCTGCGCCTTCTTCAGCTGGCGTGGTCTGGCCGCCGCATATCCACCGTGTCGGAGAAGGCCGTTCTGTGGATATGCCTGCCGCTGTACATTCTCGGAGGAGTCGTGGCCGCGGTCGTCCATACGATCAAGGCACGCGCCGCCGCGCGTAGTGACCCATGGGCCATGAACATGGGGGGTGGGCCGGCGGCGATCTGGAAGGACCTTGTGTCGTATGCGGGGCTGATACAGGATGGTTTCCTGCTCCCGCAGGTCATCCTGAACGCATCCTTGGGAGAGACCAGAGCTCGAGCAATCTCACCGTGGTTTTACATCGGGGGCACCATGATCCGCTTGATGCCTCATGTGTATGATGCAGTCAGGTCCCAGATCTACCAGCTGACCATGCGCTCCTCCAACCTATACGCGAGTCCCCGCGGCGACCTCTTTGGTGTGGCTTGGGACGTGGTTATACCGTGCGGGGCGGCCCTGCTGGCCTTGTTGTTGTTCTTGCAGCAGCGACTTCCACGCACCGAGTCGCTTCCGTCGCAGAGGAGGAGATTGGGTGGGTATGAGATGGCCTCTAACAATTAA